From a region of the Wolbachia endosymbiont (group B) of Gerris lacustris genome:
- a CDS encoding ankyrin repeat domain-containing protein gives MGESTGMVKSIINLLKPKPEPSDFEYESIIEHLSSKEHLLNELMNDMWYSGDLPSVRNHNELPSLIDSKLGLNEQICVWFALDHDLTPSQKNLNKKLLSALKCLASNCGSFDNTEPLEEFLHDNRNNKDLKVILNLKRGESQSTVLHAIAGANIGGFRRIGNQAIDLLLEAGADPNIQDNKGKTPLCLAAAKGHYDNTNSLLSKGANPNITSRKGKTPQQIATNKLCYNIEELFLTDKQKKMNKELYDLLALDSDCTKNLKEFLSKHKRDSDLKVVLNIRHGMGESKVFSYVERFAWDNEDLAQELRKIFLEAGALDYDKNIIYRQQKKGQVSKLLVNLTSNQKEKLNKFSDKVFQAQNMAELEEIVNDAIKSGVRLNYSLSQDFFSGNEYTFTDYVMKKISELEKNPKVASNIICQLVSKGAVFGNTVDANTLTSEFKEHKTNLKKAYRDYISTSHKFIEIAKSATNSELKDARVDNSVFYLEYSKDSKIDIIKITDGTRDLGLTDGDVKCGRNIVRIGNSEVEIKTEDGIRNYTDLTEGSDIVLTFYTSLGNVDVRLYPDIQNKSKIIVEVSNREEILEKFKGREEELGNDCELGNYWVYDAIEQGYFERSGGLMRPEVISESNNKWTEREELRRTSDPRREVSR, from the coding sequence ATGGGTGAATCTACTGGGATGGTAAAATCTATCATCAATCTACTAAAACCCAAACCAGAACCATCTGATTTTGAATATGAATCCATTATAGAACATCTATCATCTAAAGAGCATTTATTAAATGAGCTGATGAATGATATGTGGTACTCAGGAGATTTACCATCAGTTAGAAATCATAATGAACTACCTTCTTTAATAGATAGCAAACTTGGACTAAATGAACAAATTTGTGTTTGGTTTGCTCTGGACCACGATCTTACGCCAAGTCAAAAAAATTTAAACAAGAAGTTACTTAGTGCTCTAAAATGTTTAGCTTCTAACTGTGGTTCATTTGATAATACTGAACCTCTTGAAGAATTTTTACATGATAATAGAAACAATAAAGATTTAAAAGTAATTCTTAACCTCAAAAGAGGAGAATCTCAATCAACAGTATTGCATGCAATTGCAGGAGCAAATATTGGTGGATTTCGTCGCATAGGAAATCAGGCTATAGATTTACTCTTAGAAGCAGGCGCAGATCCTAACATACAAGATAATAAAGGAAAAACACCATTATGCCTTGCTGCTGCCAAAGGTCATTACGATAATACAAACTCTCTCCTCTCAAAAGGAGCTAACCCTAATATAACAAGTAGAAAGGGTAAAACTCCACAACAAATAGCAACTAATAAACTCTGCTACAATATAGAAGAATTATTTTTAACTGATAAACAGAAAAAGATGAATAAGGAATTGTATGACTTACTTGCACTAGATTCAGACTGCACTAAAAATTTAAAGGAGTTTTTAAGTAAGCATAAAAGAGACTCAGACCTAAAAGTGGTGCTAAATATTCGGCACGGAATGGGTGAGTCAAAAGTGTTCTCATATGTTGAACGTTTTGCTTGGGACAATGAAGATCTTGCTCAAGAGTTAAGAAAAATATTTCTAGAAGCAGGAGCATTAGATTATGATAAAAATATTATTTATCGTCAGCAAAAGAAAGGACAGGTCAGCAAATTACTCGTTAATTTAACCTCAAATCAAAAGGAGAAGTTAAATAAGTTTTCTGATAAGGTGTTTCAAGCTCAAAATATGGCTGAACTTGAAGAGATTGTAAACGATGCTATAAAGTCTGGTGTACGATTAAACTATTCTCTTTCACAAGATTTCTTTTCAGGTAATGAGTACACTTTTACCGATTATGTGATGAAAAAAATCAGTGAGTTGGAAAAAAATCCTAAAGTTGCTAGTAATATAATATGTCAATTAGTATCAAAAGGGGCAGTGTTTGGTAATACAGTTGATGCTAACACACTGACATCAGAATTTAAAGAGCATAAAACTAACCTAAAAAAAGCTTATAGAGATTATATTAGCACTTCTCATAAGTTTATTGAAATCGCAAAAAGTGCAACCAATAGCGAGCTAAAAGATGCAAGAGTAGACAACTCCGTTTTTTACTTAGAATATTCTAAAGATAGTAAAATAGACATTATAAAGATAACAGATGGGACAAGGGATTTAGGTCTAACAGATGGGGATGTAAAGTGTGGAAGAAATATAGTAAGGATTGGTAATAGTGAAGTAGAAATTAAAACTGAAGATGGCATAAGGAATTACACAGATCTTACAGAAGGTAGCGATATAGTATTAACTTTTTATACCAGTTTGGGAAATGTAGACGTTAGGCTGTATCCTGACATACAGAATAAAAGCAAAATTATAGTAGAAGTGAGTAATAGAGAAGAAATATTAGAAAAATTCAAAGGTCGCGAAGAAGAGTTAGGCAATGATTGCGAGCTTGGTAACTACTGGGTCTACGATGCTATTGAACAGGGATATTTTGAAAGATCTGGTGGATTAATGCGTCCTGAAGTAATAAGCGAGTCTAACAACAAATGGACAGAACGTGAAGAATTAAGAAGGACTTCTGATCCTAGGAGAGAAGTTTCTAGGTAG